The Agrobacterium larrymoorei sequence CAGTGCTCGCGGGCGGCGGGCGTTTCGACCGTCTGATGACGCTGCTTGGCGCCACCGACACCATTCCTGCCGTCGGCTTCTCGCTCTGGCTGGACCGTATCGAAGCTGCGAGGGCCGCTGCATGACCATCACCATAGCGCTGCCCTCCAAGGGTCGTATGAAAGATGATTCATCCGCCATTCTCGAGCGTGCCGGGCTGAAGATTACCGCGATCGGCAGCGATCGCTCTTACCGTGGCCGCGTCGAGGGACGCGATGACATCGAGATTGCCTATCTGTCGGCGTCCGAGATCGCGCGCGAGATCGGCAATGGAACCGTCGACTTCGGCGTGACGGGTGAAGATCTCGTGCGCGAGGATCTGAGCAATGTCGATACACGCGTGGAGTTCTGCGCCCGCCTCGGCTTCGGCCATGCGGATGTGGTGGTGGCCGTGCCGGAAATCTGGCTCGATGTTGACAGCATGGCCGATCTTGGCGATGTCGCTTCGGAGTTTCGCGCCCGCCACGGTCGGCGGCTGGCCATTGCCACCAAGTACTGGCGGCTGACACAGCAGTTCTTCTCTCGTCAGCACGGCATTCAACTCTACCGCATCGTCGAAAGCCTCGGTGCAACAGAGGGCGCTCCGGCGGCGGGTCAGGCAGATATCATTGTCGATATCACCTCCACCGGTTCGACGCTGAAGGCCAACCACCTGAAAATCCTAACGGACGGCATCATTTTGAAATCTGAAGCCTGCTTCGTGCGAGCCCGCAAGGCAGAGCATGAGGGCGACGCTGTCGTCGAAGAGATCGTCTCGCGCGTCAAGTCGGCGCTTGGCTGAAGCCATATTTTGTCTATGCTGCGCTCCTAATAGAGG is a genomic window containing:
- the hisG gene encoding ATP phosphoribosyltransferase; the protein is MTITIALPSKGRMKDDSSAILERAGLKITAIGSDRSYRGRVEGRDDIEIAYLSASEIAREIGNGTVDFGVTGEDLVREDLSNVDTRVEFCARLGFGHADVVVAVPEIWLDVDSMADLGDVASEFRARHGRRLAIATKYWRLTQQFFSRQHGIQLYRIVESLGATEGAPAAGQADIIVDITSTGSTLKANHLKILTDGIILKSEACFVRARKAEHEGDAVVEEIVSRVKSALG